In Equus caballus isolate H_3958 breed thoroughbred chromosome 7, TB-T2T, whole genome shotgun sequence, one DNA window encodes the following:
- the LAMTOR1 gene encoding ragulator complex protein LAMTOR1 encodes MGCCYSSENEDSDQDREERKLLLDPSSPPTKALNGAEPNYHSLPSARTDEQALLSSILAKTASNIIDVSAADSQGMEQHEYMDRARQYSTRLAVLSSSLTHWKKLPPLPSLTSQPHQVLASEPIPFSDLQQVSRIAAYAYSALSQIRVDAKEELVVQFGIP; translated from the exons ATGGGGTGCTGCTACAGCAGCGAGAACGAGGACTCGGACCAG GACCgagaggagaggaagctgctGCTGGACCCTAGCAGCCCCCCAACCAAAGCCCTCAATGGAGCCGAGCCCAACTACCACAGCCTACCTTCTGCTCGCACAGATGAGCAGGCGCTGCTCTCCTCCATCCTTGCTAAGACAGCCAG CAACATCATTGACGTGTCTGCTGCTGACTCCCAGGGAATGGAGCAGCATGAGTACATGGACCGGGCAAGGCAGTACAG CACCCGCTTGGCTGTGCTGAGCAGCAGCCTGACCCACTGGAAGAAGCTGCCACCACTGCCATCTCTCACCAGCCAGCCCCACCAAGTGCTGGCCAGCGAGCCCATTCCCTTCTCCGACTTGCAGCAG GTCTCCAGGATAGCTGCTTATGCCTACAGTGCACTTTCTCAAATCCGTGTGGACGCAAAAGAGGAGCTGGTTGTACAGTTTGGGATCCCATGA
- the LAMTOR1 gene encoding ragulator complex protein LAMTOR1 isoform X1 has product MGCCYSSENEDSDQDREERKLLLDPSSPPTKALNGAEPNYHSLPSARTDEQALLSSILAKTASNIIDVSAADSQGMEQHEYMDRARQYSTRLAVLSSSLTHWKKLPPLPSLTSQPHQVLASEPIPFSDLQQSHFFFPPSRFPSTFILFVLFGLFLLSFSSLPFSLASCPPSSPPLSCFTIQFPSLCFLDLPSHCLSLFLSSPVPLSQVSRIAAYAYSALSQIRVDAKEELVVQFGIP; this is encoded by the exons ATGGGGTGCTGCTACAGCAGCGAGAACGAGGACTCGGACCAG GACCgagaggagaggaagctgctGCTGGACCCTAGCAGCCCCCCAACCAAAGCCCTCAATGGAGCCGAGCCCAACTACCACAGCCTACCTTCTGCTCGCACAGATGAGCAGGCGCTGCTCTCCTCCATCCTTGCTAAGACAGCCAG CAACATCATTGACGTGTCTGCTGCTGACTCCCAGGGAATGGAGCAGCATGAGTACATGGACCGGGCAAGGCAGTACAG CACCCGCTTGGCTGTGCTGAGCAGCAGCCTGACCCACTGGAAGAAGCTGCCACCACTGCCATCTCTCACCAGCCAGCCCCACCAAGTGCTGGCCAGCGAGCCCATTCCCTTCTCCGACTTGCAGCAG tctcattttttctttcctccctctcgcTTCCCCTCAACCTTTATTCTCTTTGTCCTCTTTggtcttttccttctgtctttctcatCCCTGCCTTTCTCTTTGGCTTCCTGTCCCCCAtcatcccctcctctctcctgtttCACTATCCAAttcccctccctctgctttctGGATCTCCcttctcactgtctctctctgttcctctcctcCCCGGTCCCTCTGTCTCAGGTCTCCAGGATAGCTGCTTATGCCTACAGTGCACTTTCTCAAATCCGTGTGGACGCAAAAGAGGAGCTGGTTGTACAGTTTGGGATCCCATGA
- the TOMT gene encoding transmembrane O-methyltransferase, with protein MSPAIALAFLPLVVTLLVRYRHYFRLLVRTVLLRSLRDCLSGLRIEERAFSYVLTHTLPGDPGHILTTLDHWSSHCEYLSHMGPIKGQILMRLVEEKAPASVLELGTYCAYSTLFIARALPPGGRLLTVEQDPRTAAVAEKLIRLAGFDERTVELIVGRSEEVIPRLRTQYQLSRADLVLLAHRPRCYLRDLQLLEAHALLPAGATVLADHVLFPGAPRFLQYTKSCGRYRCRLHHTGLPDFPAIKDGIAQLTYAGPG; from the exons ATGTCGCCCGCCATCGCGCTGGCCTTCCTGCCACTGGTGGTGACATTGCTCGTGCGGTACCGGCACTACTTTCGACTGCTAGTGCGCACAGTCTTGCTGCGGAGCCTCCGAGACTGCCTGTCAGGATTGCGGATTGAGGAGCGGGCCTTCAGCTATGTCCTCACCCACACCTTGCCTGGGGACCCTGGTCATATCCTCACCACCCTGGACCACTGGAGTAGCCACTGCGAGTACCTGAGCCACATGGGGCCTATCAAAG GTCAGATCCTGATGCGGCTGGTGGAAGAGAAGGCCCCCGCTAGTGTGCTGGAACTGGGCACCTACTGCGCGTACTCCACACTCTTTATTGCCCGTGCCCTGCCCCCTGGAGGTCGCCTTCTCACTGTGGAGCAGGACCCACGCACAGCAGCAGTGGCTGAAAAACTCATCCGCCTGGCTGGCTTCGACGAGCGCACG gtAGAGCTCATCGTGGGTAGATCAGAGGAGGTGATCCCACGCCTACGGACCCAGTACCAGCTGAGTCGGGCAGACTTGGTGCTCCTGGCACACCGGCCCCGATGTTACCTGCGGGACTTGCAGCTGCTGGAGGCCCACGCCCTGCTGCCAGCTGGTGCCACTGTGTTAGCTGACCATGTGCTCTTCCCTGGTGCACCCCGCTTCCTGCAGTACACCAAGAGCTGTGGCCGCTACCGCTGCCGCCTCCATCACACTGGCCTCCCAGACTTCCCTGCCATCAAGGACGGCATAGCCCAGCTCACCTATGCAGGGCCTGGTTGA